In one Chlamydia sp. BM-2023 genomic region, the following are encoded:
- a CDS encoding DEAD/DEAH box helicase, translated as MVLNALSGFRQTAMNYLATNRHDIIVDFSGDCYNIRIPDEDSPDGDWVSTLKFSNIDTLTFASCSCPDGDCCVHLMTACLSVYDVHGWLPVHYKFSKSFWYALFLKLFVEQAKLHADGDKHYSLQHQHITLEISALSPEAFQEWLPVVHDTPEPTTHTEKTFVQSVLYRIAKYFFFSCEAGARLDLIENSQGFPTQFAMQWEGIALKGEILDFATLEELFPKINFAQTSLPGDYNDFSIQEVRVAPEESKIYFAKNPVQNQDLKNSSVTQIGSIGYIAGSQQVLLPMEETSISIHTLSLLPKEIKKKVLSLLHYEAEERPIRYAIHFLRDSSISFSAYLDTPGDLENGDLIYPDFCYLPEKGLFAITGLLSPQGSFVIKADQVEEFLNNEGSLIQETGFQVFNDQIPEGQLTYNITEQGVLLFHYDTGDPAAIDIHYGPWTYYSGQGFFLQRKADLAIQDGLIVEANDIPNFIMKNEVLLRTIPNFFAPTPPLKNLFFKVHKESKGSGLYLTPVFQGLEEENCRLFGQFLYRENRGFNLLPTPLQALCSLPKKIPPEQVPEFIAQNCQNDKLVFADSQLCPPETFELTILSITRPHPSSPLHLQLELKTNIGSIPLGMVLQALKNKKAFAFTKAGFLSFQHCLFQFLKQFISAQKSLIPENTVIATVTDIFKLDALAPLSPHEKINASESDLAFFSQLKAACLPPIPQNLFSTDHKLRPYQNSGLLWLWFLYNHRLSGLLCDEMGLGKTHQATALLDIVFQSAETTERPKFLVVCPTSVLPHWEHTLATHLPTVSIFAFHGPNKPENLPPADVIITSYGTLRQNYAKFYKISFTVTVFDEIHMAKNKTSQIHKILCRLDSQMKLGLTGTPVENNLLEFKGLLDIILPNYLPSDALFKKLFTKKITTNTDLDDDIIPSQDLLLKLTRPFILRRTKKLVLPELPEKVESIIPCSLSPEQKKLYLSTLKREKAQIQQLESPEEQTVNYLHVFALLNHLKQICNHPAIFFKNPDKYHEHESGKWNAFVRLLHDSLSSGYKVVVFSQYIHMIRIIMLYLEEIGVKYASIQGKSLNRKEEIEYFSTNPECRVFVGSLLAAGTGINLTAGNVVIMYDRWWNPAKENQALDRVHRIGQKNTVFIYKLMTEDTLEERIHYLIEKKIRLLDKVISTQDSNILHMLNREDLITILSYKDERNGVDDTTESIPEEEDLLS; from the coding sequence TTTTAAAGTTGTTCGTAGAACAAGCAAAGCTACATGCTGATGGTGACAAACACTATTCTTTACAACATCAACATATAACCTTAGAAATTTCAGCTCTATCTCCCGAAGCTTTTCAAGAATGGCTGCCTGTAGTTCATGATACTCCAGAACCCACTACTCATACTGAAAAAACCTTCGTACAATCGGTTTTATATCGAATAGCGAAGTACTTTTTCTTTAGCTGCGAAGCAGGGGCTCGCCTAGATCTTATTGAAAATAGCCAAGGATTCCCCACGCAATTTGCCATGCAGTGGGAGGGAATAGCTCTAAAAGGAGAAATCTTAGATTTTGCAACTTTAGAAGAGCTATTCCCAAAAATTAACTTTGCTCAAACATCTCTTCCTGGAGACTATAACGATTTTTCCATTCAGGAAGTTCGCGTCGCTCCCGAAGAGTCAAAAATATACTTTGCAAAAAATCCTGTTCAAAATCAAGACCTTAAAAATTCTTCAGTCACTCAAATTGGTTCTATTGGTTATATAGCAGGATCCCAACAAGTATTACTTCCCATGGAAGAGACCTCGATTTCTATCCACACCCTCTCCCTTCTTCCTAAAGAGATAAAAAAGAAGGTGCTATCCCTATTACATTATGAAGCTGAAGAGCGCCCTATTCGCTATGCTATTCATTTCCTTAGGGACTCTTCTATTTCCTTTTCAGCTTATCTAGATACCCCGGGAGATCTCGAAAATGGGGATTTGATCTATCCAGACTTTTGCTACCTTCCTGAAAAAGGGTTATTTGCAATAACAGGCTTGCTCTCTCCTCAAGGATCATTTGTTATTAAAGCAGACCAAGTTGAAGAATTTTTAAATAATGAAGGCTCGTTAATTCAGGAAACAGGTTTTCAGGTATTTAATGATCAAATTCCTGAGGGTCAGTTAACATACAATATTACCGAGCAAGGTGTCTTACTATTTCATTATGACACTGGAGATCCTGCGGCTATAGATATTCATTATGGCCCTTGGACATACTATTCTGGCCAAGGTTTCTTCTTACAAAGAAAGGCCGATTTAGCAATTCAAGATGGTTTAATCGTAGAGGCTAATGATATCCCCAACTTCATTATGAAAAATGAAGTGCTATTAAGAACTATTCCAAATTTTTTTGCTCCTACACCACCTTTGAAAAATTTATTTTTCAAAGTGCATAAAGAATCTAAGGGTTCTGGATTATATCTCACTCCAGTGTTTCAAGGTCTCGAAGAGGAAAATTGCCGATTATTTGGTCAGTTTCTTTATCGTGAGAATCGTGGGTTTAACTTACTCCCCACACCATTACAGGCCTTATGTTCCCTACCTAAAAAAATTCCCCCGGAACAGGTCCCTGAATTCATAGCTCAAAATTGTCAGAATGACAAATTAGTCTTTGCTGATTCTCAGCTTTGCCCCCCGGAAACTTTTGAGCTTACTATATTATCTATCACACGTCCTCATCCTTCTTCACCTTTACACTTACAATTAGAATTAAAAACGAATATTGGCTCTATTCCTTTAGGAATGGTTTTACAAGCACTGAAAAATAAAAAGGCATTTGCCTTTACTAAAGCAGGCTTTTTAAGCTTCCAGCATTGTTTGTTTCAATTTTTAAAACAGTTTATCTCCGCTCAAAAAAGTCTTATTCCTGAAAATACTGTAATTGCGACGGTTACTGATATTTTTAAGTTAGACGCTTTAGCTCCGCTATCTCCCCATGAAAAAATAAATGCTAGCGAATCCGACCTGGCATTTTTCTCTCAGCTAAAAGCTGCTTGCTTGCCCCCTATTCCTCAAAATCTATTTTCTACGGATCACAAGCTACGCCCGTATCAAAATAGTGGGTTATTATGGCTTTGGTTCTTATACAACCATCGTTTATCAGGATTGCTTTGCGATGAAATGGGGCTGGGAAAAACCCACCAGGCTACCGCACTATTAGATATTGTTTTCCAATCTGCGGAGACTACAGAACGGCCGAAATTCCTTGTTGTTTGTCCAACAAGTGTGCTGCCGCATTGGGAACACACATTAGCGACGCATCTGCCTACAGTAAGTATTTTTGCTTTTCATGGTCCTAACAAGCCGGAAAACCTTCCTCCTGCAGATGTCATTATCACCTCATACGGAACGCTTCGGCAAAACTATGCCAAGTTTTACAAAATTTCTTTCACGGTCACTGTATTTGATGAAATCCACATGGCTAAAAATAAAACTAGCCAAATTCATAAGATTCTTTGCCGTTTAGATTCTCAAATGAAATTGGGGTTAACAGGAACTCCCGTAGAGAATAACCTTCTTGAATTCAAAGGTCTTTTAGACATTATTCTTCCTAACTATCTTCCTTCGGATGCTTTATTTAAGAAGTTATTTACGAAAAAGATTACCACAAATACAGACCTGGATGATGATATCATCCCTTCTCAAGACTTATTACTAAAGCTAACACGACCGTTCATATTAAGAAGAACAAAGAAGCTCGTGCTTCCTGAGCTTCCTGAAAAAGTAGAATCCATTATTCCTTGTTCTTTATCTCCAGAGCAAAAAAAGCTCTATCTCTCTACATTAAAGAGAGAGAAAGCTCAAATTCAGCAATTAGAGTCCCCGGAAGAACAAACGGTAAATTATCTTCATGTATTTGCCTTATTGAATCACTTAAAGCAAATCTGCAATCACCCTGCGATTTTCTTTAAAAATCCTGATAAGTATCACGAACATGAATCAGGAAAATGGAATGCCTTTGTGAGACTTCTCCATGATTCATTATCTTCAGGATATAAGGTGGTTGTCTTTTCACAGTATATTCACATGATTCGTATTATCATGTTGTATCTTGAAGAAATCGGAGTGAAATACGCTTCTATTCAAGGGAAATCCCTAAATAGAAAAGAAGAAATCGAATATTTCTCTACAAATCCTGAGTGCCGAGTATTTGTAGGTTCTTTACTAGCTGCGGGAACAGGTATTAACCTTACCGCTGGAAATGTCGTAATTATGTATGACAGATGGTGGAACCCCGCAAAAGAAAACCAAGCTTTAGATCGTGTCCATAGAATAGGACAGAAAAATACAGTATTTATCTACAAGCTGATGACTGAAGATACGTTAGAAGAGCGTATTCATTACCTCATTGAAAAGAAAATTCGCCTGTTAGACAAGGTAATTTCCACTCAAGATTCTAATATTCTCCATATGCTAAATCGGGAAGACCTTATTACTATTCTATCATACAAAGACGAACGTAATGGGGTAGACGATACAACAGAGAGCATTCCGGAAGAAGAAGACCTGCTTTCTTAA
- a CDS encoding phage holin family protein: protein MPFAKEAEMQRTCWKCEGSVSMHMPQCPYCSAFLQDPPVASGGFSSCHISFPEGSAKGEAEDLFAVSSEDWEAVLSDQNTFQKPNEQSETEWKWLQQWPLVALFLGSGLLVFALVILLFASDAGLTLTWPKNRAYLYGILGAVCAYRGYLKLS from the coding sequence ATGCCATTCGCTAAAGAAGCAGAGATGCAACGCACATGCTGGAAATGTGAAGGTAGTGTGTCTATGCATATGCCTCAATGCCCTTATTGTAGTGCATTCCTTCAGGATCCACCCGTTGCTTCAGGAGGATTTTCCTCTTGTCATATTTCCTTCCCAGAAGGTTCTGCGAAAGGAGAAGCTGAAGATCTTTTTGCTGTTTCTTCGGAAGATTGGGAAGCTGTTCTCAGTGATCAAAATACTTTTCAAAAGCCTAATGAACAATCCGAAACGGAATGGAAATGGCTACAACAATGGCCTCTTGTTGCGCTATTTTTAGGCTCAGGGTTGTTGGTATTTGCTTTGGTGATTCTTTTATTTGCTAGTGACGCAGGTTTGACATTAACATGGCCTAAAAATCGCGCGTATCTATACGGGATTTTAGGTGCCGTATGTGCTTACCGCGGATATCTTAAACTTTCATAG
- the lpdA gene encoding dihydrolipoyl dehydrogenase translates to MSTDFDCVVIGAGPGGYVAAITAAQQGLRTALVEEQQAGGTCLNRGCIPSKALLVGAGIVAQIKHAKQFGVNIEGYSVDYPAMVQRKNTVINGIRQGLEGLIRSNKITIFNGKGSLASSTEVKVLGQDTTVLKAKHIIIATGSESRPFPGVPFSSRILCSTGILNLTELPKKLAIIGGGVIGCEFASLFNTLGVEITIIEVADQILSVNNADISKTMFDKFSRQGIRVLPKATISQLEDLGDRVKIVVNNQTEEFDFVLVAIGRQFNTTDIGLDNAGVIRDDRGVIPVDETMRTNIPHIFAIGDITGKWLLAHVASHQGVVAGRNAAGHNETMDYSAVPAVIFTFPEVAMVGLSLEAAQQQNIPVKLTKFPFKAIGKAVAMAEADGFAAIVSHETTQQILGAYVIGPHAASLIAEMTLAVRNELTLPCIYETIHAHPTLAEVWAEGALLATNHPLHLPPQKS, encoded by the coding sequence ATGAGTACAGATTTCGACTGTGTTGTTATTGGCGCCGGACCTGGAGGCTATGTTGCAGCAATCACCGCGGCACAGCAGGGATTGCGAACTGCGCTTGTCGAAGAACAGCAAGCCGGAGGTACGTGTTTAAATCGCGGTTGCATTCCGTCAAAAGCCTTATTAGTAGGAGCAGGAATTGTTGCACAAATTAAGCATGCAAAACAATTCGGAGTGAATATTGAAGGTTACTCGGTAGATTATCCCGCAATGGTACAAAGAAAAAATACCGTGATTAATGGGATACGCCAAGGTTTAGAGGGGCTCATACGAAGTAATAAAATTACAATATTTAACGGCAAAGGATCTTTAGCCTCTTCAACCGAAGTTAAAGTGCTGGGTCAGGATACCACCGTTCTTAAAGCTAAGCATATTATAATAGCTACGGGATCAGAGTCACGACCTTTCCCAGGAGTGCCTTTTTCATCTAGGATTCTCTGTTCCACAGGCATTTTAAACCTTACTGAACTCCCTAAAAAGCTAGCAATTATCGGCGGTGGAGTTATTGGCTGTGAATTTGCTTCTCTGTTCAACACTTTAGGAGTGGAAATCACCATCATAGAAGTGGCAGATCAAATTCTCTCTGTGAATAATGCTGACATTTCTAAAACCATGTTCGACAAATTCTCTCGTCAGGGAATCCGAGTTCTTCCTAAGGCTACGATTAGTCAGCTAGAAGATCTTGGCGATCGAGTTAAAATTGTTGTTAATAATCAAACTGAAGAGTTTGACTTTGTTCTTGTTGCGATTGGGCGTCAATTTAACACTACGGATATTGGTTTAGACAATGCCGGTGTTATTCGTGATGATCGAGGAGTAATTCCTGTTGATGAAACTATGAGAACAAATATTCCTCATATTTTTGCTATTGGAGATATCACAGGAAAGTGGTTACTTGCCCATGTAGCCTCTCACCAGGGGGTTGTTGCAGGACGTAATGCAGCTGGACATAATGAAACTATGGACTATTCTGCTGTGCCTGCTGTAATTTTTACCTTCCCAGAAGTTGCTATGGTAGGTCTTTCTTTAGAAGCTGCCCAACAACAAAACATTCCTGTAAAACTTACGAAATTTCCTTTCAAAGCTATTGGCAAGGCCGTAGCTATGGCAGAAGCTGATGGCTTCGCAGCTATTGTTAGCCACGAAACTACTCAGCAGATTCTTGGGGCTTATGTTATAGGCCCTCATGCAGCATCATTAATAGCAGAAATGACATTGGCAGTGCGTAATGAACTAACATTACCATGTATTTATGAAACGATACATGCGCATCCCACGCTTGCTGAGGTTTGGGCTGAAGGCGCTTTATTAGCGACAAATCATCCTCTACATCTACCTCCTCAAAAATCATGA
- the lipA gene encoding lipoyl synthase, which translates to MSQCSSKESHTPQQGKRPAERLPKWLRQVLPRGSVFSHTEATIKNTGMATVCEEGMCPNRTRCWSRKTATYLALGDACTRRCGFCNIDFKKKPIAPDPEEPKKIAESAKILQLKHIVLTMVARDDLEDGGASYLVRIIDTLHKEIPSATIEMLASDFQGNVEALHCLLDSGLTIYNHNIETIERLTPVVRHKATYRRSLFMLKEAASYLPNLKVKSGIMVGLGEQESEVKQTLKDLADHGVKIVTIGQYLRPSRLHIPVKSYVTPETFDYYRSVGETLGLYVYAGPFVRSSFNADIVLHDVNDKQSETEESPN; encoded by the coding sequence ATGAGCCAATGTTCTTCTAAAGAGTCACATACACCACAACAAGGAAAACGCCCCGCTGAACGCCTGCCTAAATGGCTCAGGCAAGTTTTACCTAGGGGTTCTGTTTTTTCTCATACCGAAGCGACCATAAAAAATACGGGAATGGCTACGGTGTGCGAAGAGGGAATGTGTCCCAATCGCACTCGTTGCTGGTCAAGGAAAACAGCAACGTACTTAGCATTAGGAGATGCATGCACGCGACGTTGTGGATTTTGCAATATCGATTTTAAGAAAAAGCCCATAGCTCCTGACCCTGAAGAGCCAAAAAAAATCGCAGAATCAGCAAAAATTCTTCAGCTTAAACACATCGTACTCACTATGGTAGCTCGCGATGATTTAGAAGATGGCGGTGCTAGTTATCTAGTGCGTATTATCGACACTCTTCATAAAGAGATTCCTAGTGCAACTATAGAAATGCTGGCTTCAGATTTTCAAGGGAATGTAGAAGCTCTCCACTGTTTGTTGGATTCAGGACTAACGATTTACAACCATAATATTGAGACTATAGAAAGGCTAACTCCAGTAGTACGCCATAAGGCAACCTATCGCAGGTCTTTATTTATGCTAAAGGAGGCCGCTTCCTATCTTCCCAATCTCAAAGTCAAATCAGGAATTATGGTCGGACTTGGAGAACAAGAAAGCGAAGTGAAACAAACATTAAAAGACCTTGCTGATCATGGCGTAAAAATCGTAACGATCGGGCAATACCTACGTCCTTCACGATTACACATCCCAGTAAAAAGCTATGTCACTCCAGAAACTTTTGATTATTATCGCAGTGTAGGAGAAACTTTAGGACTCTATGTTTATGCCGGGCCCTTTGTACGTTCTAGCTTCAATGCTGATATTGTTCTTCATGATGTAAATGATAAACAATCTGAGACAGAAGAAAGTCCTAACTAG
- the sctJ gene encoding type III secretion inner membrane ring lipoprotein SctJ, whose translation MFRSSISWCLFFVMTLFCCTSCNSRSLIVHGLPGREANEIVVLLVSKGVAAQKLPQAAASTGGAATEQLWDISVPAPQITEALAILNQAGLPRMKGTSLLDLFAKQGLVPSELQEKIRYQEGLSEQMASTIRKMDGIVDASVQISFTTENEDNLPLTASVYIKHRGVLDNPNSVMTSKIKRLVASAVPGLATENVSVISDRASYSDITINGPWGLSDEIDYVSVWGIILAKSSLSKFRLIFYFLILTLFIISCGLLWIIWKTHTLILSLGGAKGFFDPSPYAKVAAAPKKPEEAAGEKKEGQAASEEAAPPKDNAPEASEGTEENEDA comes from the coding sequence ATGTTTCGTAGTTCTATTTCTTGGTGCTTATTCTTTGTAATGACCTTATTTTGCTGTACAAGCTGTAATAGCAGATCGCTAATTGTACATGGGCTTCCTGGAAGAGAAGCCAATGAAATTGTCGTTTTGCTTGTCAGCAAAGGTGTTGCTGCTCAAAAGCTACCGCAAGCTGCAGCCTCTACAGGAGGTGCTGCTACAGAACAATTATGGGACATTTCCGTTCCTGCTCCACAAATTACTGAAGCCCTAGCGATTTTAAACCAAGCAGGTCTTCCGCGAATGAAAGGAACTAGCCTGCTAGACTTATTTGCTAAGCAGGGTCTCGTCCCTTCAGAACTGCAAGAAAAGATCCGCTATCAAGAAGGTCTTTCTGAGCAGATGGCTTCCACCATTAGAAAAATGGATGGCATTGTAGACGCTAGTGTGCAGATTTCTTTCACCACTGAAAACGAAGACAACCTACCGCTAACAGCATCTGTTTACATTAAGCATCGTGGGGTTTTAGATAATCCTAACAGCGTTATGACCTCTAAAATCAAGCGGTTGGTTGCTAGTGCTGTTCCGGGTCTTGCCACTGAAAATGTCTCCGTAATTAGCGATCGTGCCTCTTATAGTGATATCACTATTAATGGTCCTTGGGGATTATCAGATGAGATTGACTATGTCTCCGTATGGGGAATTATCTTAGCGAAATCTTCATTGAGTAAGTTTCGTTTAATCTTTTACTTCTTAATTCTTACTTTATTCATTATTTCTTGCGGTCTTCTTTGGATAATTTGGAAAACTCATACTTTAATTCTTTCCTTAGGTGGAGCTAAAGGTTTCTTTGATCCATCTCCTTATGCCAAAGTAGCAGCGGCACCTAAAAAACCTGAAGAAGCTGCTGGAGAGAAAAAAGAGGGACAGGCTGCATCAGAAGAAGCTGCTCCTCCTAAAGACAATGCACCAGAGGCGTCAGAAGGAACCGAAGAAAATGAGGATGCCTAG
- a CDS encoding HrpE/YscL family type III secretion apparatus protein has translation MKFFSLIFKHDEVAPNKKILSPEAFSAILDAQELLDKTKADSEAYTKATHEECEKLRQEAKEQGFKEGGEAWSTQLSYLEKETHDLRNKIKEALVPLAIASVKKILGKELEMRPDTIVSIIAKALKELTQHKKIIIHVNPKDLPIVEQNRPELKKIVEYADTLIIAPKADVTPGGCIIETEAGIVNAQLDVQLAALEKAFSTILKQQNPVDEPQPKQQAPVEETQDKQE, from the coding sequence ATGAAGTTTTTTAGTTTAATTTTTAAACATGATGAAGTCGCACCAAATAAAAAAATCCTTTCTCCTGAGGCTTTTTCAGCTATTCTTGATGCACAAGAACTCCTAGATAAAACCAAAGCAGATAGCGAAGCCTATACTAAAGCAACTCACGAAGAATGTGAAAAGCTTCGTCAAGAAGCTAAAGAACAGGGATTCAAAGAGGGCGGGGAAGCTTGGAGCACACAACTTTCCTATCTTGAAAAAGAAACTCATGATCTTCGTAATAAAATCAAAGAAGCTCTTGTTCCTTTAGCTATTGCTAGTGTAAAAAAAATTCTAGGAAAAGAATTAGAGATGCGTCCTGATACGATCGTATCTATTATTGCAAAAGCATTAAAAGAGCTTACGCAACATAAAAAGATTATCATTCATGTGAATCCTAAAGATCTTCCCATTGTTGAGCAAAATCGCCCTGAGCTGAAAAAAATTGTCGAATATGCTGATACTTTGATTATTGCCCCAAAAGCGGACGTTACTCCAGGGGGATGTATCATAGAAACAGAAGCCGGTATTGTAAATGCTCAGTTAGATGTACAATTAGCTGCTTTAGAAAAAGCGTTCTCTACTATACTAAAACAACAGAATCCTGTAGATGAGCCTCAACCTAAGCAACAAGCTCCTGTTGAAGAAACTCAGGACAAGCAAGAATAA
- the sctR gene encoding type III secretion system export apparatus subunit SctR: MRSIFRTFLCMFILSASWCFADGPYDCSTRCNPSKTSELSLPPQQPEEKKPRPLPSFRERVNAEDVLPREHLSEGSFSDTYPDLTTQAIILIFLALSPFLVMLLTSYLKIIITLVLLRNALGVQQTPPSQVLNGIALILSIYVMFPTGVAMYNDARKEIQANTIPRDLFSAEGAETVFVALNKSKEPLRSFLIRNTPKSQIQSFYKISQKTFPQEIREHMTASDFVIVIPAFIMGQIKNAFEIGVLIYLPFFVIDLVTANVLVAMQMMMLSPLSISLPLKLLLVVMVDGWTLLLQGLMISFK; this comes from the coding sequence ATGCGTTCCATTTTTCGTACTTTCCTTTGTATGTTTATCTTGAGCGCATCGTGGTGTTTTGCTGACGGTCCCTACGATTGCTCTACTCGTTGTAATCCCTCTAAAACTTCAGAATTATCCTTACCTCCTCAACAACCTGAAGAAAAAAAACCTCGACCGTTACCGTCATTTCGAGAAAGGGTTAATGCCGAGGATGTTCTCCCTAGAGAACACCTTTCAGAGGGAAGCTTCTCAGATACCTATCCTGATCTGACAACCCAAGCAATTATTCTTATTTTCCTAGCTCTATCACCATTTTTGGTGATGTTGCTAACATCATATTTAAAAATCATCATTACGCTTGTTCTTTTAAGAAACGCTTTGGGAGTTCAGCAAACACCCCCAAGCCAAGTTTTAAATGGCATAGCACTGATTCTTTCTATTTATGTGATGTTTCCTACTGGAGTTGCTATGTACAACGACGCTAGGAAAGAAATCCAAGCCAACACGATTCCGAGAGATTTATTCTCAGCGGAAGGAGCGGAAACTGTTTTTGTAGCTTTAAATAAATCTAAAGAACCCTTGCGGTCATTTTTAATCCGCAATACTCCGAAATCACAAATTCAGAGTTTCTATAAGATTTCTCAGAAGACATTCCCTCAAGAAATCCGCGAGCATATGACAGCTTCGGATTTTGTAATTGTTATTCCTGCTTTCATTATGGGGCAGATTAAAAATGCTTTTGAAATTGGCGTTCTAATTTACCTACCGTTTTTTGTGATAGACTTAGTCACGGCAAACGTTTTGGTAGCTATGCAAATGATGATGCTTTCCCCATTATCTATTTCGCTACCATTAAAACTACTGCTTGTAGTGATGGTTGATGGATGGACGTTGTTACTTCAAGGTCTCATGATTAGCTTTAAATAG
- the sctS gene encoding type III secretion system export apparatus subunit SctS: MIALAASFKSMLFEYSYQSLLLILIISAPPIILASIVGIMVAIFQAATQIQEQTFAFAIKLVVIFGTLMISGGWLSSMIYRFASQIFQNFYKWK, from the coding sequence GTGATAGCACTTGCCGCAAGCTTTAAATCCATGCTCTTTGAGTACTCATATCAGTCGTTATTACTGATTTTGATAATCTCTGCGCCTCCTATTATCCTTGCTTCTATCGTGGGTATTATGGTCGCTATTTTTCAAGCAGCAACCCAAATTCAAGAACAAACTTTTGCCTTTGCTATTAAGTTGGTTGTTATTTTTGGAACTTTGATGATTTCCGGGGGATGGCTAAGTAGTATGATTTACCGTTTTGCTTCGCAGATCTTCCAAAACTTTTACAAATGGAAATAA
- a CDS encoding EscT/YscT/HrcT family type III secretion system export apparatus protein — MAISLPELVSVFGSNYLDYILQKPPAYVWSVFLLLFSRLLPIFAIVPFLGAKLFPAPIKIGIGLSWLAIIFPKVLMDTHVANYLDDDMFYILIVKELCIGTLIGFILSFPFYAAQSAGSFITNQQGIQGLEGATSLISIEQTSPHGIFYHYFVTIVFWLAGGHRIVLSLLLQSLEVIPIHKFLPMEMMSLDAPIWITLIKMCQLCLIMTIQLSAPAAVAMLMSDLFLGIINRMAPQVQVIYLLSALKAFMGLLFLTLAWWFIVKQIDYFTLAWFKEAPIMLLGSDPKVL, encoded by the coding sequence ATGGCAATCTCTTTACCAGAGCTTGTTTCTGTTTTTGGTTCTAACTATCTTGATTATATTTTGCAAAAGCCTCCTGCTTATGTATGGAGTGTCTTCCTGCTTCTTTTTTCTCGATTACTACCTATATTTGCTATTGTTCCCTTTTTAGGAGCCAAGCTCTTTCCCGCTCCTATTAAAATTGGCATTGGTCTTTCGTGGTTGGCTATTATCTTTCCAAAAGTCCTTATGGATACGCATGTTGCCAATTACCTTGATGACGATATGTTCTATATTTTAATTGTCAAAGAGCTCTGCATTGGCACGCTTATAGGTTTTATTCTTTCATTTCCTTTTTATGCAGCACAGTCTGCAGGATCCTTTATTACTAACCAACAAGGTATTCAAGGTTTAGAAGGAGCCACCTCGCTAATCTCTATTGAGCAGACTTCTCCTCATGGGATATTTTACCATTACTTCGTCACTATTGTTTTTTGGCTTGCTGGTGGCCACAGAATCGTTTTATCTCTACTACTACAGTCTTTAGAGGTAATTCCTATTCATAAATTCCTCCCTATGGAAATGATGTCGTTGGACGCTCCAATTTGGATTACCCTAATCAAAATGTGCCAGCTATGTTTGATTATGACTATTCAGCTTAGTGCTCCTGCGGCTGTAGCCATGCTCATGTCGGACTTATTCTTAGGGATTATCAATAGGATGGCCCCTCAAGTGCAGGTTATCTACCTGCTTTCTGCGCTAAAAGCATTTATGGGTCTGTTATTCCTAACTCTTGCTTGGTGGTTCATAGTTAAGCAGATTGATTACTTCACTCTTGCTTGGTTTAAAGAAGCCCCAATCATGCTCCTAGGATCTGATCCTAAAGTATTATAA
- a CDS encoding DUF1494 domain-containing protein — protein sequence MRSTIKTRKKRKRSFLLMEVLVSLTLFALLFSVLGFWQRHMFVSSKRDERSYKNFLQENSAYRKLRTIFRFTSQIDEGIPGALYSVIFDRGVYRDPELAGEVAASLFYKEDQGKLELHIRSLKNQDKTETLLLLDHVSRVICVPQRNTGDLPERMLMKIHRKAPNNPEHILTYQFAVGK from the coding sequence ATGCGTAGTACTATAAAAACTAGAAAGAAAAGGAAAAGATCCTTCCTTCTTATGGAAGTGCTCGTATCCCTAACACTATTTGCTCTGCTTTTTAGTGTTTTGGGATTTTGGCAACGGCATATGTTTGTCTCTAGTAAACGAGATGAACGCTCTTACAAAAACTTCCTACAGGAAAACTCTGCTTATAGAAAATTACGCACGATATTTCGTTTTACATCACAAATTGACGAAGGTATTCCAGGAGCGCTTTACTCTGTGATTTTTGATCGTGGTGTCTATCGTGATCCCGAACTCGCCGGAGAAGTAGCCGCCTCTCTATTTTATAAAGAGGATCAAGGTAAGCTGGAATTGCACATACGCAGTTTAAAAAATCAAGATAAGACGGAAACCCTACTACTTTTAGATCACGTTTCCCGGGTGATATGTGTTCCTCAGAGGAACACTGGAGATCTCCCAGAGAGAATGTTAATGAAAATTCATAGGAAGGCACCTAACAACCCCGAACACATATTGACATATCAATTTGCTGTAGGAAAATAG